A window of Pectobacterium carotovorum genomic DNA:
GTTTCGGGGATGCCGAGCCGCTGTGCCCACTCGGCGGTGATGGTGCCGACTGGCTGTTCGGCGGTCCAGGTATCGGTAAACAGCGGGTACTGTAATGTCTCGGTCAAGCAGGGATCGAGTGCGTGCAAGAAGTCTTTCGGCGGCAATCCGCCCCAGCTCGGGTGCCAGAGTGATTTGTGTCCGGCGCTGCACCGGCCACGGCGAATATCAGCAGGTGCTTGCGTGCCGGAAAGCAGGGCGGGCACCCAGTCACACAGTTCGATCCAGGAAACGGCGGCCTGACGCACAGCTTTATCGTCGCGCGAGACATGCAGGATCTTGGCCCAGAACCACTCAGACGAGTAAACGCCGCCGATATAACGAGTGTAATCCGGGAACTGGCCGCTCCGGCACAGCGCGTTGATGGCTTCTGCTTCTTCTATTGCCGTGTGGTCTTTCCACAGCACGAACATCGCATTGGGGTTGTCGGCAAACTCGGGGCGTAGCGCCAGGATCTGACCTTGCTCATCAATCGGCGCGGGGGTTGACCCGGTTGAATCCACGCCAATACCGATGATGCTCTGCCGCTGTTCGTCCGTCAGGCGGGAAACCACGACCTTAACCGCCTGCTCCAGCGATTCGATGTAGTCCAGCGGATGGTGTCGGAACTGATTGTTGGCAGGCTGACAATATTTCCCCTCGCGCCAGCGGGGATAGTAGACCACTTCTGTTTCCAGCTCTTGCCCGCTTTGGCAGTCAACGGCTAAGGCGCGTACCGAATCACTGCCGAAGTCGAGACCAATCGTAATAGCACCCGCACTCATGCTTTGCTCCTCATTAATCCCAGATCGTTGCTGTTTACGATGGCAGGGATAACGAGAGGTGGTGAGGAGCGGTTAGCTGGAAGTATGTATTTTTCTGTCGCCAGCAGCCATTTTGTGAAGCGGGTCAAAGGTTAATGATTGGTTAAATTCGCTAAATGTATGCACAAACCTGTCATTGTTCCGGACTGTGATAAAGCTCTACATTCTTGCCGGGAATAACGACTAAAACATAAAGCGTCTGAATGCTACTGAGTAAAGGAATCGTGCTAAGTCTGTGTTTTTCCTTTATCCAGACCGGAAATACCCTACCAGGAACTCGAACTCGTTTCAGCGTTGCTGACGAATGAAAAGATAATTACACCGGAGAACATCATGCATAAATTCACTAAGGCGCTGGCAGCAATCGGGTTGGCTGCTGTTATGTCACAATCAGCTATGGCAGAGAACTTAAAGCTGGGCTTTCTGGTTAAACAGCCGGAAGAACCCTGGTTCCAGACAGAATGGAAATTCGCTGATAAAGCAGGAAAAGACCTTGGTTTTGATGTGATAAAAATCGCGGTTCCCGATGGTGAAAAAACCCTAAATGCGATCGACAGTCTGGCGGCCAGTGGCGCGAAAGGTTTCGTTATCTGTACGCCGGATCCGAAGTTGGGGCCAGCGATTATGGCGAAAGCGCGCAGCTACGATCTGAAAGTGATCGCGGTTGATGACCAGTTCGTGAATGCCAAAGGCCAGCCGATGGATACCGTGCCGTTGGTGATGATGGCGGCCACCAAAATTGGCGAGCGTCAGGGGCAGGAGCTGTATAAAGAAATGAACAAACGCGGCTGGAAAGTAGAGGAAACCGCCGTGATGGCGATTACCGCTGATGAGCTGGACACCGCACGTCGCCGTACGACTGGCTCCATGGACGCGCTGAAAACCGCAGGATTCCCGGAAAAACAGATCTACAAAGTACCGACCAAATCTAACGATATCCCCGGTGCGTTTGATGCCGCTAACTCCATGCTGGTTCAGCATCCTGGCGTGAAAAACTGGCTGATTATCGGCATGAACGACAACACCGTGCTGGGTGGCGTACGCGCAACGGAAGGTCAGGGCTTTAAAGCGGAAAACGTGATTGGGATCGGTATCAACGGCGTGGATGCAGTCAGCGAGTTGTCCAAAGATAAGGCAACAGGCTTCTTTGGTTCACTGCTGCCGAGCCCGGATATTCACGGTTACAAGAGTATCCAGATGCTGAATGACTGGGTCACCAAAGGCGTGGAGCCTGAGAAATTCACCGAAGTGACCGACGTGGTGCTGATCACTCGTGACAACTTTAAGGTCGAACTGGAGAAAAAAGGCCTGATGTAATCACGCCTGATTTCGTCAAGACGCGGATAACGCCGATCGGCATGACGCTGGTCGAAGTTATCCTGATCGACGTTATCCGCGCTCTACCTGCATCGTTATGAGGAAACAGACATGACAGCACAGTCACCCTATTTGTCGTTTCATGGGATTGGTAAAGAATTTCCCGGTGTTAAGGCGCTTTCGGATATCAGTTTTTCCTGCCATGCCGGCCAGATCCATGCATTGATGGGGGAAAACGGAGCGGGCAAGTCGACGCTGTTAAAGATCCTGAGCGGTAACTATTCACCGTCAGCGGGCGAAATTCATATTCAGGGCAAGCCCGTGCAGTTTAACAACACGATGGATGCCCTGAATGCGGGCGTTGCCATCATTTATCAGGAACTGCATCTGGTGCCGGAAATGACGGTCGCCGAGAACATCTATTTAGGTCAACTACCGCATAAATACGGCATGGTGAACTATTCGCTGCTGCGCTATGAAGCCAAACTTCAGTTGCAGCATTTGGGATTGGATATCGATCCTGATACCCCGCTGAAATACCTGTCTATCGGGCAGTGGCAGATGGTAGAAATCGCCAAGGCGCTGGCCCGTAATGCCAAAATTATTGCTTTTGATGAGCCGACCAGTTCGCTGTCTGCCCGTGAAATCGAGCAGCTTTTCCGCGTGATTACGGAATTGCGCAGTGAAGGCCGGGTCATTTTGTACGTTTCGCACCGGATGGAAGAAATTTTTGCGCTGAGCGATGCCATTACCGTGTTTAAAGATGGCCGCTATGTGCGCACGTTCGACGATATGCAGCAGGTGAACCATGAGTCGCTGGTACAGGCGATGGTAGGGCGTAACCTGGGGGATATCTATGGCTATACGCCGCGTCCGCATGGCGAAGCGCGTTTGACGCTGAAAGACGTAAAAGCGCCGGGCGTGAAATCCACGGTTTCCCTGAACGTGAAGCAGGGGGAAATTGTCGGGCTATTTGGTCTGGTGGGGGCTGGCCGCAGCGAACTGATGAAAGGGCTGTTTGGCGCGACCAAAATCACCAGCGGCCAGGTGCTGTTGGATGGCAAACCGCTGGTGGTGAATTCTCCGATTGATGCGATTCGCCAGGGCGTGATGCTTTGCCCGGAAGATCGCAAGGCGGACGGCATCATTCCGGTGCACTCGGTGCGTGACAACATCAATATCAGCGCAAGGCGCAAGAGCCTGAAAGCCGGTTTTATTATTAATAATCAGTGGGAGGCGGATAACGCCTCGAAGCGCATTGCGGCGTTGAACATCAAAACGCCGTCCGATGAACAGCTGATTATGAATCTTTCCGGGGGAAACCAGCAGAAAGCCATTCTTGGCCGCTGGCTGTCCGAAGAGATGAAGGTCATTTTGCTCGATGAACCTACGCGCGGCATCGACGTCGGCGCGAAGCACGAAATTTATCATGTCATCTATGAACTGGCGAATCAGGGGATCGCGGTGCTGTTTGCCTCCAGCGATTTACCAGAAGTGCTTGGGCTGGCCGACCGGATTATCGTCATGCGCGAAGGTGCCGTTTCCGGCGAATTGCTGCACGCCGATGCCACAGAGCAGCAGGTGCTCAGTCTGGCTATGTTACGAACCCCCGATATCGAATCTGCGGTTGCTTGACCGCGAAGGAGCAAAATAATGTCAACGGTTACGTCTGCAACCTCAGAAAAAAAGAAAAACGGCGCGGGATTATCCCGCATTTGGGATAACTACGGCATGCTGGTGGTGTTTGCCGTGCTGTTTCTTGGCTGCGCGATTTTCGTCCCGAACTTCGCCTCATTTATCAATATGAAAGGGCTGGGGCTGGCGATCTCCATGTCCGGCATGGTGGCCTGCGGGATGCTGTTCTGTCTGGCTTCCGGTGACTTTGACCTGTCGGTCGCGTCTATCATTGCCTGTGCTGGCGTGGCGACGGCGGTGGTGATCAATATCAGTGAAAGCCTGTGGATCGGCGTCAGTGCCGGGCTGC
This region includes:
- a CDS encoding arabinose ABC transporter substrate-binding protein encodes the protein MHKFTKALAAIGLAAVMSQSAMAENLKLGFLVKQPEEPWFQTEWKFADKAGKDLGFDVIKIAVPDGEKTLNAIDSLAASGAKGFVICTPDPKLGPAIMAKARSYDLKVIAVDDQFVNAKGQPMDTVPLVMMAATKIGERQGQELYKEMNKRGWKVEETAVMAITADELDTARRRTTGSMDALKTAGFPEKQIYKVPTKSNDIPGAFDAANSMLVQHPGVKNWLIIGMNDNTVLGGVRATEGQGFKAENVIGIGINGVDAVSELSKDKATGFFGSLLPSPDIHGYKSIQMLNDWVTKGVEPEKFTEVTDVVLITRDNFKVELEKKGLM
- the araG gene encoding L-arabinose ABC transporter ATP-binding protein AraG, encoding MTAQSPYLSFHGIGKEFPGVKALSDISFSCHAGQIHALMGENGAGKSTLLKILSGNYSPSAGEIHIQGKPVQFNNTMDALNAGVAIIYQELHLVPEMTVAENIYLGQLPHKYGMVNYSLLRYEAKLQLQHLGLDIDPDTPLKYLSIGQWQMVEIAKALARNAKIIAFDEPTSSLSAREIEQLFRVITELRSEGRVILYVSHRMEEIFALSDAITVFKDGRYVRTFDDMQQVNHESLVQAMVGRNLGDIYGYTPRPHGEARLTLKDVKAPGVKSTVSLNVKQGEIVGLFGLVGAGRSELMKGLFGATKITSGQVLLDGKPLVVNSPIDAIRQGVMLCPEDRKADGIIPVHSVRDNINISARRKSLKAGFIINNQWEADNASKRIAALNIKTPSDEQLIMNLSGGNQQKAILGRWLSEEMKVILLDEPTRGIDVGAKHEIYHVIYELANQGIAVLFASSDLPEVLGLADRIIVMREGAVSGELLHADATEQQVLSLAMLRTPDIESAVA